In Deferrivibrio essentukiensis, a single window of DNA contains:
- a CDS encoding sensor histidine kinase gives MKVKLTIHILILVTVILTVLTTINYYQSKQILLLEVMNQAETITANSKSSIEEFLRYIKDISYNISRDYLVEKFLEDYDANIKEKLEEKFLEIYSKLPVIQALRITDLQGQIMVFVREGEVLSKVNNYKGISLSEKDFFKEAVADNSSEIILSNFERGKLPETVNFCPAMVRAVVPIMSNNNKAGYLIVNFWGLKIGQFVSRFKKDTGVAFLVEVNNMNKERNGIFLFHRDKSYEFANQYNTSYYFQNIYGKEMFDKLKDDFGIFKINEDIFAFASVYPYKDKARKWVICNTLYSNYYLSVLEVLKKNLLSIFIVSVFLSLFVSIFFTESFFKPLNEIKLALNAYGKGDFSYKVDEAKMDNELKEIMKNIYEMVSALQKYILEIEERQKKIELLNRLSSIGLLSAGISHELNTPLNSIILLCDILIEESKNDKVNMNDITDIKNEAKRCVSIIRNLKLLDPQNKVHINDVVNIREVIESNILYFKNIFNNLVIESSLVDCNILGNSVLLSQVVFNILLNAIEACDSECRISIKVFEKDNKVCIIIRDKGRGMDEETINNIFVPFYTTKNPQKSMGLGLSLVHKIVSDHNGKIEVKSKKGEWTEFVLRFDKYESFGN, from the coding sequence ATGAAGGTTAAGCTTACCATTCACATACTGATATTAGTGACTGTTATTTTAACTGTTCTGACAACAATCAACTATTATCAAAGCAAGCAAATTTTGTTGTTAGAAGTTATGAATCAGGCAGAAACGATTACTGCAAACTCGAAAAGCTCCATTGAGGAATTTTTAAGATATATCAAAGATATTAGCTACAATATTAGCCGAGATTATTTGGTTGAAAAGTTTTTAGAAGATTACGATGCTAACATTAAAGAAAAGCTTGAGGAAAAGTTTTTGGAAATATATTCTAAACTTCCTGTTATTCAGGCACTACGTATAACAGATTTACAAGGTCAGATTATGGTTTTTGTGAGGGAAGGGGAGGTCTTGTCAAAAGTCAACAATTATAAAGGAATTAGTTTGTCTGAAAAAGACTTTTTCAAAGAAGCGGTTGCAGATAATTCCTCAGAAATAATACTTTCCAATTTTGAAAGGGGTAAGTTACCTGAAACCGTTAATTTTTGTCCTGCTATGGTTAGAGCTGTTGTGCCAATAATGTCTAACAATAACAAAGCTGGATATTTGATTGTTAATTTTTGGGGATTGAAAATAGGCCAGTTTGTTAGTAGATTTAAAAAAGATACCGGCGTGGCTTTTCTGGTTGAAGTAAATAATATGAATAAAGAAAGAAACGGTATATTTTTGTTTCATAGAGATAAAAGTTACGAATTTGCTAATCAGTATAATACAAGTTATTATTTTCAAAATATTTATGGAAAAGAGATGTTTGATAAACTGAAGGATGATTTTGGTATATTTAAGATCAATGAAGATATTTTTGCATTTGCATCAGTTTATCCTTACAAAGACAAGGCACGAAAATGGGTAATATGCAATACTCTCTATTCCAATTATTATTTAAGTGTACTTGAAGTTCTTAAAAAAAACTTACTGTCAATATTTATTGTTTCCGTATTTTTAAGTCTTTTTGTTTCCATATTTTTTACCGAGAGCTTTTTTAAACCATTAAATGAAATAAAGTTGGCACTTAATGCTTATGGGAAAGGAGATTTTAGTTACAAGGTTGATGAAGCAAAAATGGATAATGAACTAAAAGAAATAATGAAAAATATTTATGAAATGGTTAGTGCACTGCAAAAATATATTTTGGAAATAGAGGAAAGACAAAAAAAAATTGAGCTTTTAAATAGATTAAGCTCTATTGGACTTTTGTCTGCAGGTATCAGTCACGAATTAAACACACCTTTAAATTCAATTATTTTGTTGTGCGATATTCTGATAGAAGAAAGTAAAAATGATAAGGTAAACATGAATGATATTACCGATATAAAGAATGAGGCCAAAAGATGCGTGTCTATTATAAGAAATTTAAAATTACTTGATCCTCAAAATAAAGTGCACATAAATGATGTGGTAAATATAAGAGAGGTCATAGAAAGTAATATATTATATTTCAAGAATATTTTTAATAACTTAGTTATAGAATCAAGCTTGGTGGATTGTAATATTTTAGGTAATAGCGTTTTGCTGAGTCAAGTAGTGTTTAATATTTTATTAAATGCAATTGAAGCATGCGATTCTGAATGTAGAATATCTATAAAAGTTTTTGAAAAAGATAATAAGGTCTGTATAATTATAAGGGATAAAGGAAGAGGTATGGACGAGGAAACGATAAACAATATCTTCGTCCCATTTTATACTACAAAAAATCCACAAAAAAGTATGGGTTTGGGGTTGAGTCTTGTACACAAAATTGTATCTGATCATAATGGAAAAATTGAAGTAAAATCCAAAAAGGGTGAATGGACGGAATTTGTTTTGAGGTTTGATAAATATGAAAGTTTTGGTAATTGA
- a CDS encoding YifB family Mg chelatase-like AAA ATPase — translation MFAKVRTFTLIGINSEQVDVEADIRNMGMPSFNVVGLAEGAVKESRERVKSALKNLEFNIFDKPITVNLAPADLKKDGSHFDLPVAIALLKASGVINADLDKFAFAGELSLDGRLRGVAGILPFASSLEDNTKLILPNENVREASVLENIEIYGFDTLSEILPFLNGDVKEPYKGGVEFVPDTYDIDFSDVRGQFLVKRASEIAAAGMHNLLMMGPPGSGKTMIAKRIPTIMPAMTIDEAIETTKVHSVAGLLRENKGLVQTRPFIITHPTASDVAVIGGGKDAKPGLVSIATNGILFFDEFLEFKKNVLEVLRQPLEDRVVTVSRANRTVVYPANFMFVAACNPCPCGFYGTDKECVCSMGQIQKYRSKLSGPIMDRIDLHVNVEAVDIKELNKLPEGESSKEIKKRVELARQLQEKRFKKEKINYNSQMTERHIKKYANIADEAYLTLENVHEKLGLSARSYMKILKISRTIADLEGSNEVSKKHILEACQYRFENRG, via the coding sequence ATGTTTGCAAAAGTCAGAACATTTACTCTAATAGGTATTAATTCCGAGCAGGTGGATGTTGAAGCCGACATACGAAATATGGGGATGCCATCTTTTAATGTTGTTGGGCTCGCTGAAGGTGCCGTAAAAGAGAGTCGTGAAAGGGTAAAATCTGCCTTAAAAAATCTTGAATTTAATATCTTTGATAAACCTATTACAGTCAATTTGGCTCCAGCCGATCTTAAAAAGGATGGGAGTCATTTTGATTTACCTGTTGCGATAGCCCTGTTGAAAGCCTCTGGGGTTATAAATGCCGATTTAGACAAATTTGCTTTTGCCGGTGAGCTTTCTCTGGATGGAAGACTTAGAGGGGTAGCAGGCATTTTACCTTTTGCATCAAGTCTTGAAGATAATACAAAATTGATATTACCTAATGAAAATGTAAGAGAAGCATCTGTCCTTGAAAATATTGAGATTTACGGATTTGACACGTTATCAGAAATACTACCTTTTTTGAATGGAGATGTGAAAGAGCCTTACAAAGGAGGGGTAGAGTTTGTCCCTGATACTTATGATATTGACTTTTCGGATGTAAGGGGGCAGTTTTTGGTTAAAAGGGCATCTGAGATTGCAGCGGCAGGGATGCACAATTTGTTAATGATGGGACCGCCAGGCAGCGGAAAAACTATGATAGCCAAGCGTATCCCTACCATTATGCCTGCCATGACGATAGATGAGGCTATTGAGACTACCAAAGTTCATTCGGTAGCGGGACTTCTTAGGGAAAATAAGGGGCTTGTCCAAACCAGACCTTTTATTATTACCCACCCAACGGCAAGTGATGTGGCAGTGATAGGTGGCGGAAAGGACGCAAAACCGGGTTTGGTGAGTATTGCCACCAACGGTATACTTTTTTTCGATGAATTTTTGGAATTTAAGAAAAATGTTCTCGAAGTGTTGAGGCAACCTTTGGAAGATAGGGTAGTGACTGTGAGCAGAGCAAACAGGACAGTGGTATATCCTGCCAATTTTATGTTTGTGGCGGCATGTAACCCTTGCCCGTGCGGCTTTTATGGCACAGACAAAGAATGTGTATGCTCTATGGGGCAGATTCAAAAATACAGGAGCAAGCTGTCAGGCCCGATAATGGACAGAATAGATTTGCATGTCAATGTTGAAGCAGTTGATATAAAAGAATTAAACAAACTGCCGGAGGGAGAATCATCTAAAGAGATTAAGAAACGTGTAGAGCTTGCAAGACAATTGCAGGAGAAAAGATTTAAGAAAGAAAAGATTAACTACAATAGTCAGATGACTGAGCGTCATATCAAAAAATACGCAAATATTGCCGATGAGGCATATTTGACCCTCGAAAATGTCCATGAAAAGCTTGGACTGTCGGCAAGAAGCTATATGAAAATTTTGAAAATAAGCCGCACTATCGCTGACCTTGAAGGCAGCAATGAGGTTTCTAAAAAGCATATTCTTGAAGCCTGCCAGTATAGGTTTGAAAATAGGGGGTAA
- a CDS encoding sigma-54-dependent transcriptional regulator, translating to MKVLVIEDNKVLNNTLVRSLQNNYDVYGTTDPEMALNHLENEFVDVVISDIKLPKINGLDLLKKIKEISGDIHVMLITGYGTVEEAVDAIKSGAYDYLLKPVDIEVLKLKLSQISETINIKERILLEANKVNIVYNSSVMSQLLAFAQKAAKTDSNILIEGESGTGKDLVARFVHENSSRNNNSIISINCANFQENIFESELFGFKRGAFTGADRNKRGLISVANGGTLFLDEISEIPLPIQSKLLRFIETKTFYPLGSEGIEKSDIRLITATNKDLNTLVKNGGFRDDLYYRISVVKIKIPPLRERKEDILPLAYFFIKKFKSLNPTIIDIEEKARSKLLSYDYPGNVRELSNIIERAMIIESNECTITGTSIITEKTFGHEEKELSLSDIEKRHIMNVLRKNNYDKVKTAAILQIDRSTLYRKLKEYNLQ from the coding sequence ATGAAAGTTTTGGTAATTGAAGATAATAAAGTATTAAACAATACGTTAGTAAGGAGTCTTCAGAATAATTATGACGTTTATGGGACTACAGACCCTGAGATGGCATTAAACCATCTGGAAAACGAGTTTGTTGATGTGGTAATATCGGATATAAAGTTGCCTAAAATTAATGGACTTGATTTATTAAAAAAAATAAAAGAGATATCAGGTGATATACATGTAATGTTAATAACCGGATATGGTACCGTTGAGGAAGCAGTTGATGCCATTAAGTCGGGCGCTTATGATTATTTGCTTAAGCCTGTTGATATAGAAGTACTAAAGCTAAAATTATCTCAAATTTCAGAAACAATAAATATAAAAGAACGAATTCTTTTGGAGGCCAATAAAGTAAACATTGTGTATAACTCAAGTGTTATGTCACAACTACTTGCTTTTGCACAGAAAGCAGCCAAAACAGATTCTAATATTTTAATCGAAGGGGAGAGTGGAACAGGGAAAGACCTTGTTGCTAGATTTGTTCATGAAAATAGCTCAAGAAATAATAATTCTATAATTTCGATTAATTGTGCAAATTTTCAGGAAAACATTTTTGAAAGTGAATTGTTTGGTTTTAAAAGAGGAGCGTTTACAGGCGCTGATAGAAATAAGCGAGGTCTTATTTCTGTCGCAAATGGAGGTACATTATTTTTAGATGAAATAAGTGAAATACCTCTTCCTATTCAGTCTAAACTTTTAAGGTTTATTGAAACTAAAACTTTTTACCCTTTGGGTTCGGAGGGTATTGAAAAAAGTGACATAAGGCTGATTACCGCCACTAATAAGGACTTGAACACGTTAGTTAAAAATGGTGGTTTTAGAGATGATTTATATTATAGGATTAGTGTAGTTAAAATAAAAATACCACCTTTAAGAGAGAGAAAAGAGGATATATTGCCACTGGCATATTTCTTTATTAAAAAATTTAAAAGTTTAAACCCAACAATTATAGACATTGAAGAAAAGGCAAGGAGTAAGCTTTTGTCATATGATTATCCGGGTAATGTAAGAGAATTGTCAAATATTATAGAACGGGCAATGATAATCGAAAGTAATGAATGCACTATCACCGGTACTTCAATAATTACAGAAAAAACATTTGGACACGAAGAAAAAGAATTGAGTCTTTCAGATATTGAAAAACGCCACATAATGAATGTACTTAGGAAAAATAATTATGATAAAGTAAAAACTGCTGCTATTTTACAGATTGACAGATCAACACTTTATCGAAAATTAAAAGAATATAATTTACAATAA
- a CDS encoding cytochrome c3 family protein, translated as MKKTLFCLIFIFICTMAMAYDPDSSCVKCHSDKQALEKLGYPQMYLNPTEVDKEVNMEGVPTCVDCHLGNNQTMDKDEAHKNMPRPFYAAVGKKHKYEAVSREVTNFDPIQPKGNDRTKLLIRKPTEEAKEKYGIKKIIQLFYHDHDPKTMAYSPKIAKETCGKCHENELEAYNKSGMGLNKYQRGFTDWTANPPGPQNCGVWWGDNYKKIKDECTKDFTELMNAGKNRGCNKCHASCNDCHYEGFKKSNARHLFAKKVENLSCYGSGKGTICHAGPMDRRRGAGYIREEFAFPYDELPTDVHSKNGINCIDCHKMKNHSYGHLASNDAKESCSSCHNEVVEAIKASDDHKNVDCTSCHIKEVGAYQFTFWGPGMSEGQFNYFAKHKEYYGTRSMPTLIKHPTTGKWIPVKPYPMAVMNIKGDVEKTGLKLREIEKTVVKGKTEIGEPENFIIERKPDEVNDMYVITGIFRNLKNNDNMLAWIQMDKMSHAIGSGRSCNSCHASHEQIATSWFAYDVKTDVNKPFYGSYVIKAGKDGLIFSDFNFSEIIPVKGRNVDDFAPFVYDSKAWNVKGIDFSIPFDDQKYEKQLNKYNMLYAQIHDLRLKFNKDKIKSEQLKKIKAILPHNQQIAERMLENLSREE; from the coding sequence ATGAAGAAAACTTTATTTTGTTTAATTTTTATTTTTATTTGTACTATGGCAATGGCGTATGACCCTGATTCCAGCTGTGTCAAATGTCATTCTGACAAGCAAGCTTTGGAAAAATTAGGATATCCTCAAATGTATCTTAACCCGACTGAAGTTGACAAAGAAGTTAACATGGAGGGTGTTCCAACTTGTGTAGATTGTCACCTTGGTAACAATCAAACGATGGATAAGGATGAAGCTCACAAAAATATGCCAAGACCGTTTTATGCAGCAGTTGGTAAAAAACATAAATATGAAGCTGTGAGCAGAGAAGTTACGAACTTTGATCCAATTCAGCCAAAAGGGAATGACAGAACAAAATTGTTGATTAGGAAACCTACTGAAGAGGCTAAAGAAAAATATGGAATTAAAAAGATAATCCAACTTTTTTATCATGATCACGATCCTAAAACCATGGCCTATTCACCCAAAATTGCAAAAGAAACATGCGGAAAATGCCATGAGAATGAATTGGAGGCTTATAATAAGTCTGGAATGGGACTTAACAAGTATCAAAGGGGTTTTACTGATTGGACAGCTAACCCTCCAGGACCTCAAAATTGCGGTGTTTGGTGGGGGGATAACTACAAGAAGATAAAGGATGAGTGTACCAAAGATTTTACAGAGTTAATGAATGCCGGGAAAAACAGAGGTTGTAATAAGTGCCATGCCAGTTGTAACGATTGTCACTATGAAGGATTTAAAAAGTCAAATGCTAGACATTTGTTTGCCAAAAAAGTCGAAAATTTAAGCTGTTATGGAAGTGGAAAAGGGACAATATGCCATGCAGGTCCTATGGATAGGAGAAGGGGCGCTGGTTATATCCGTGAAGAATTTGCATTTCCGTATGATGAGTTGCCAACAGACGTTCACTCTAAAAATGGTATAAATTGTATCGATTGTCACAAAATGAAAAATCACAGCTACGGGCATTTGGCGTCAAATGATGCTAAAGAGTCATGTTCAAGCTGTCATAATGAAGTTGTAGAAGCTATTAAGGCAAGTGATGATCACAAAAATGTCGATTGCACATCTTGCCACATAAAAGAGGTTGGCGCGTACCAGTTTACTTTCTGGGGTCCTGGAATGTCGGAAGGCCAATTTAATTATTTTGCTAAACATAAAGAATATTATGGTACCAGAAGTATGCCAACTTTGATTAAACATCCGACAACTGGGAAGTGGATCCCTGTTAAACCCTACCCTATGGCAGTTATGAACATTAAAGGTGATGTGGAAAAGACAGGTCTAAAACTTAGAGAGATTGAAAAGACCGTCGTAAAAGGTAAAACCGAAATTGGTGAGCCGGAAAACTTTATTATTGAGAGAAAACCCGATGAAGTAAATGATATGTATGTAATAACCGGGATATTTAGAAATTTGAAAAATAATGATAATATGCTTGCCTGGATTCAAATGGACAAAATGTCTCATGCCATAGGAAGTGGTAGGAGTTGTAACAGTTGCCATGCAAGCCACGAACAGATTGCTACCAGTTGGTTTGCTTATGATGTGAAAACTGATGTTAACAAACCTTTTTATGGTTCATATGTTATTAAAGCCGGTAAAGATGGTTTGATATTCAGTGACTTTAACTTTAGTGAAATAATACCAGTAAAAGGAAGAAATGTGGACGATTTTGCACCGTTTGTATACGATAGCAAGGCTTGGAATGTGAAAGGTATAGATTTTTCCATACCATTTGACGACCAAAAGTATGAGAAACAGTTAAATAAATACAATATGTTGTATGCCCAAATACACGATTTGAGATTAAAGTTTAATAAGGATAAAATAAAGTCTGAACAACTGAAAAAAATTAAAGCTATTTTGCCTCATAACCAACAGATAGCAGAAAGGATGCTTGAAAATCTATCTAGAGAGGAATAG
- the sppA gene encoding signal peptide peptidase SppA yields MKKWGKRLFKLIFVIFIVGFIFSAILYYTGNDVSEFSKNKIVVIDLQDVIYESDTIINKLKKYNKNEKVKGFILRVNSPGGGVAPSQEIYRYIKNLDKPVFVAMQSLAASGGYYVSIAADKIYALPGTITGSIGVIIKFPNMKGLYEKIGIDFQTIKSGKFKDIGSPNREMTKEEIKLLQDSIMEVYNQFVSDILSSRKIKKETLLDYADGRIIVGSVAKKIGLIDELGTYLDAFEDMKKHYNIPDAELYFDTNKDNLLERLTETATYFRNKMENKNYLYYLFEG; encoded by the coding sequence ATGAAAAAATGGGGCAAAAGATTATTTAAACTTATTTTTGTTATCTTTATTGTGGGATTTATCTTTTCTGCGATACTCTACTATACTGGAAATGATGTAAGTGAGTTTTCCAAAAATAAAATAGTTGTTATAGACTTACAAGATGTAATTTATGAATCGGATACCATAATCAACAAGTTAAAAAAATATAATAAGAATGAGAAAGTGAAAGGGTTTATTCTTAGAGTAAACTCCCCTGGTGGAGGGGTTGCTCCGAGTCAGGAAATTTACAGATATATTAAAAATCTTGATAAACCTGTATTTGTAGCGATGCAATCTCTTGCTGCTTCAGGTGGATATTATGTTTCCATTGCAGCTGATAAAATATATGCTTTACCGGGCACGATAACAGGAAGTATAGGGGTAATTATTAAGTTTCCCAATATGAAAGGGCTTTACGAAAAAATAGGGATAGATTTTCAAACTATAAAATCGGGTAAATTCAAGGATATCGGCTCACCAAACAGAGAGATGACTAAAGAGGAGATTAAACTTCTTCAAGATTCTATAATGGAAGTATACAATCAATTTGTGAGTGATATTTTAAGTTCGAGAAAGATAAAGAAAGAGACTTTGCTTGATTATGCTGATGGCAGAATAATAGTTGGAAGTGTTGCCAAAAAGATTGGGCTGATAGATGAGCTTGGGACTTATTTAGACGCATTTGAGGATATGAAAAAACATTACAATATTCCGGATGCAGAGCTTTATTTTGATACTAACAAGGATAATTTACTTGAAAGGCTTACCGAAACAGCAACATATTTTAGAAACAAGATGGAAAATAAAAATTACCTATACTATCTTTTTGAAGGGTAA
- a CDS encoding anaerobic ribonucleoside-triphosphate reductase activating protein: MFHLPIAGFEPLSLNNFTGRAACTVFTSGCNLRCRYCHNRHLVLETEPLLSSDELIDKLSKSAVKNISITGGEPLMHRGLKDFLIFLREYGFTIKLDTNGTYPKRLSDIIDEGLIDYIAIDIKGFDNDDFKYITRSGFDLRTLKETIGLVKKSNIDFELRYTVWKVPSEESVRYFFDEMDLESLDIIYLQRYTNNCLDKTFIPELNDESLTKTEKILKKYVSAFVRN; encoded by the coding sequence ATGTTTCATTTGCCGATAGCAGGATTTGAGCCTTTATCTCTCAATAATTTTACAGGTAGAGCTGCCTGCACCGTATTTACATCAGGATGTAACTTGCGGTGCAGGTATTGCCACAACAGACACTTGGTGCTGGAAACCGAGCCGCTTTTAAGCAGTGATGAGCTAATTGATAAACTTTCAAAAAGTGCAGTAAAGAATATTTCAATAACTGGCGGTGAGCCGCTTATGCACAGAGGTCTTAAAGATTTTCTCATCTTTTTGCGTGAATATGGCTTTACAATAAAGTTAGATACAAATGGGACTTATCCGAAAAGACTGTCTGATATTATTGATGAAGGGCTAATTGATTACATTGCGATAGATATTAAAGGTTTTGATAATGATGACTTTAAATATATCACAAGAAGTGGATTTGATCTTAGGACACTTAAAGAAACAATTGGCCTGGTTAAAAAGTCAAATATAGATTTCGAATTAAGATATACTGTCTGGAAAGTGCCCTCAGAAGAGTCTGTGAGATATTTTTTTGATGAAATGGATTTGGAAAGTTTGGATATAATCTATTTGCAGCGATATACAAATAATTGCTTAGATAAAACATTTATTCCAGAATTAAACGATGAATCTTTAACAAAAACTGAAAAAATACTAAAGAAGTATGTTAGCGCATTCGTTAGGAACTAA
- a CDS encoding sodium:calcium antiporter, translating into MYFALFAISAFLVIFSGIKLSKYGDVIASKTPLGHSFVGVTFLALFTSLPELISSIGAVTIVDAPDLVFGNVYGSNMFNILIIFFLDALFKKDSVFKSVSLSNIVTASFAILLPLISAFGFLLNIKLFGVISGISLAIFIIYILSMYSAYRTIDMSDSEIEDEGMEISLNRAVFMFMFMASIIVFAGLLLSKSADEIAAVTGLGRTVVGSFLLALVTSLPEVSACVGAIKVGSPNMAIGNLFGSNVFNITIIPIADIFYKKGDIFTAASKINLIAAISSAIIVLIAVLGIQQDKLSKFRFGHISLYSVYILLFYVVYSTIIVRG; encoded by the coding sequence ATGTATTTCGCTCTTTTTGCCATTTCGGCTTTTCTTGTGATATTTAGTGGGATAAAACTTTCAAAATATGGGGATGTAATAGCATCAAAGACCCCTTTGGGACACAGTTTTGTAGGTGTCACATTTTTGGCTCTTTTTACAAGTCTGCCTGAGCTTATCTCTTCTATTGGTGCAGTTACAATTGTTGATGCCCCTGATTTGGTATTTGGCAATGTCTATGGCTCAAATATGTTTAATATTCTGATTATATTCTTTCTTGATGCACTTTTTAAAAAGGATAGTGTGTTTAAAAGTGTCAGTTTATCAAATATAGTCACGGCATCATTTGCAATACTTTTACCACTTATATCAGCATTTGGCTTTTTATTGAATATAAAATTATTTGGTGTTATAAGCGGGATTAGCCTTGCTATATTTATAATCTATATCCTTTCAATGTACAGTGCTTACAGGACAATTGATATGAGTGACTCTGAGATTGAAGATGAAGGCATGGAAATTAGCCTGAACAGAGCTGTATTTATGTTTATGTTTATGGCGTCAATAATTGTATTTGCCGGGCTTCTTCTAAGTAAGAGTGCAGATGAAATAGCTGCTGTTACCGGTCTTGGTAGGACGGTAGTTGGTTCATTTTTACTTGCACTGGTGACATCTTTGCCTGAAGTTTCAGCATGTGTTGGTGCAATCAAGGTTGGCTCACCTAATATGGCTATCGGAAATTTATTTGGCTCAAATGTTTTTAATATTACAATTATACCTATTGCTGATATATTTTACAAAAAAGGGGATATTTTTACTGCTGCTAGCAAAATAAATCTTATTGCAGCAATATCTTCAGCAATTATTGTGCTAATTGCAGTATTAGGTATACAACAGGACAAACTTTCAAAGTTCAGATTTGGACATATTTCTTTATATTCTGTCTATATTCTTTTATTTTATGTGGTATACTCTACTATAATTGTCAGAGGTTAG
- a CDS encoding ammonium transporter, which translates to MKIIITVIYLLILSVSVFAEGDKIITLESLEESIKQVQTNADWLWTLIAAFMVFFMQLGFAMVESGFTRSKNALNIIMKNLLDFAAGSIGFWAVGFAIMFGATSTGFFGTEGFFLSNWDMQDNWTLAFWIFQVVFCATAATIVSGAIAERANFKFYILFSFIMSMLIYPVFGSWAWGSLFHGNGWLEKLGFIDFAGSTVVHSIGGWASLAAAIIIGPRIGKYGDKGQIRVIPGHNIPLAALGVFILWFGWYGFNVGSETAADSALPLIAVNTTLAPAAAVLSAMTVTYFRYKKFDIGMSLNGALAGLVGITAGCANVTPFYSIIIGIVAGILVVYSVIFFDKIKVDDPVGAISVHGVNGAWGTLAAGLFNYNFETHTLEPVIISQIIGILAAFIWAFGSTYVVVKILNIFIKFRVTEEEEIMGLDFFEHGANAYPEFQKSLIR; encoded by the coding sequence ATGAAAATAATTATAACTGTTATATATTTGTTGATTTTATCCGTTTCCGTTTTTGCTGAAGGGGATAAGATAATTACTCTTGAGTCCCTTGAGGAATCCATCAAGCAGGTGCAGACAAATGCTGACTGGCTTTGGACATTAATCGCAGCCTTTATGGTATTTTTTATGCAGCTTGGTTTTGCTATGGTAGAATCAGGATTTACCAGATCAAAAAACGCTCTTAATATTATAATGAAAAATTTACTGGATTTTGCGGCAGGGTCGATAGGATTTTGGGCGGTTGGTTTTGCCATAATGTTTGGAGCAACATCAACAGGTTTTTTCGGCACTGAAGGATTTTTTCTGTCAAATTGGGATATGCAGGATAATTGGACGTTAGCTTTTTGGATATTTCAGGTAGTATTCTGTGCTACTGCGGCGACAATTGTATCAGGTGCTATAGCTGAAAGGGCAAACTTCAAATTTTACATTCTATTTAGTTTTATTATGTCAATGCTTATATATCCGGTTTTTGGCAGCTGGGCTTGGGGAAGTCTTTTTCACGGAAATGGTTGGCTTGAAAAGCTTGGTTTTATAGACTTTGCAGGCTCCACAGTAGTCCATTCCATAGGTGGTTGGGCATCACTTGCTGCAGCAATAATCATTGGGCCGAGAATTGGAAAATATGGGGATAAAGGCCAGATTAGGGTAATTCCAGGCCATAATATCCCTTTGGCGGCACTTGGTGTTTTTATCTTGTGGTTTGGCTGGTACGGATTTAATGTGGGGAGTGAAACAGCAGCAGACTCTGCTTTACCACTCATTGCAGTGAATACGACACTTGCTCCTGCAGCTGCAGTGTTGTCGGCAATGACTGTGACATACTTTAGGTATAAAAAGTTTGATATCGGTATGTCATTAAACGGTGCATTGGCAGGGCTTGTAGGTATTACTGCAGGATGTGCAAATGTCACACCTTTTTATTCAATTATCATAGGTATAGTGGCAGGTATCCTTGTAGTCTATTCGGTTATATTCTTTGATAAGATTAAGGTAGATGACCCTGTGGGTGCAATTTCGGTGCACGGTGTAAACGGGGCATGGGGCACACTTGCAGCAGGATTATTTAATTACAATTTTGAAACCCATACCCTTGAACCAGTAATTATAAGCCAAATTATTGGTATTTTGGCAGCATTTATTTGGGCATTTGGCTCAACATATGTTGTTGTAAAGATATTAAATATCTTTATAAAATTCAGAGTAACCGAAGAGGAAGAGATTATGGGGCTTGACTTTTTCGAGCATGGCGCTAACGCTTATCCTGAGTTTCAAAAATCTTTAATTAGATAA
- a CDS encoding P-II family nitrogen regulator → MKLIKAIIKPFKLDDVKDALSELGITGMTVYEVKGYGRQKGHSELYRGAEYNIDFVPKVLIEIVVKDELEENVVNAIAKAAKTGKIGDGKLFVIPVEKSLRIRTNELNDESL, encoded by the coding sequence ATGAAACTTATCAAGGCTATTATCAAACCCTTTAAGCTTGATGATGTAAAGGATGCCCTGAGTGAGCTCGGAATCACAGGGATGACCGTCTATGAAGTTAAGGGGTATGGAAGGCAGAAAGGGCACAGTGAACTTTATCGAGGTGCGGAATACAATATTGATTTTGTGCCAAAGGTGCTCATAGAAATTGTAGTTAAAGATGAATTAGAGGAAAATGTTGTAAATGCTATTGCTAAAGCAGCTAAAACCGGGAAGATAGGGGATGGTAAGCTTTTTGTAATCCCTGTTGAAAAGTCACTAAGAATAAGAACAAATGAGCTAAATGATGAAAGTTTATAG